A genomic window from Gossypium hirsutum isolate 1008001.06 chromosome D12, Gossypium_hirsutum_v2.1, whole genome shotgun sequence includes:
- the LOC121224119 gene encoding AT-hook motif nuclear-localized protein 9, giving the protein MDRRDTMALTGSASYYIQQRGITGSGIHGSQDIHMLSSPNVQYQSSMSATTMGPVESITPHSVNVGTPSAVPSSETTKRKRGRPRKYGPDGTVSLALTPPSVTNPGTLTPPSQKRGRGRPPGTGKKQQLASLGVWLSGSAGMGFTPHVITVAIGEDIATKLMSFSQQGPRAVCILSANGAVSTVTLRQPSSSGGTVTYEGRFEILCLSGSYLLTSNNGSHNRTGGLSVSLASPDGRVIGGGVGGMLIAASPVQVIIGSFLWGGSKMKIKKGGDQDGLKGSDNQNVDNVVPPPAVSPSQNLTPTSPAGIWPGSRSMDMRNSHVDIDLMRG; this is encoded by the exons ATGGATAGAAGGGATACAATGGCATTAACAGGGTCTGCATCTTATTATATTCAACAAAGAGGCATAACTGGGTCAGGGATACATGGATCACAAGACATTCATATGTTATCTAGTCCAAATGTACAATACCAATCAAGTATGAGTGCTACTACTATGGGACCTGTGGAGAGTATTACCCCTCATAGTGTCAATGTAGGCACACCTTCAGCTGTTCCATCTAGTGAGACCACGAAACGGAAAAGAGGAAGGCCTCGAAAGTACGGTCCCGACGGAACCGTTTCATTGGCATTGACTCCTCCATCGGTTACTAATCCAGGGACATTAACACCACCGAGTCAAAAACGAGGTAGAGGGCGACCACCGGGTACTGGAAAGAAGCAACAACTTGCTTCCCTTG GTGTATGGCTGTCCGGTTCAGCCGGGATGGGTTTCACTCCGCACGTCATCACCGTTGCCATAGGAGAA GATATTGCGACCAAATTAATGTCATTTTCACAGCAAGGGCCAAGAGCCGTATGCATTTTATCAGCCAATGGGGCGGTCTCGACCGTAACACTTCGTCAGCCTTCATCCTCGGGTGGAACCGTTACATATGAG GGGCGGTTCGAGATACTATGTCTGTCAGGCTCGTACCTTCTAACCAGCAATAATGGCTCACACAATCGAACTGGTGGTCTTAGTGTTTCCCTTGCTAGTCCTGATGGTCGTGTCATTGGTGGAGGTGTTGGGGGGATGCTTATTGCCGCTAGCCCGGTTCAG GTGATCATAGGAAGTTTTCTGTGGGGTGGTTCAAAGATGAAGATCAAGAAAGGCGGAGACCAAGACGGTCTAAAGGGCTCTGATAATCAGAATGTTGACAATGTAGTACCCCCACCGGCTGTTTCACCAAGTCAAAATCTGACTCCGACTTCACCGGCAGGTATATGGCCTGGTTCACGATCGATGGATATGCGTAATTCACATGTCGACATTGATCTAATGCGCGGGTAA
- the LOC121203223 gene encoding putative ripening-related protein 1 yields the protein MNIIKGFPTVFLIICFVLIIIDCLMVEADTCKPSGKLRGKKPPPGQCDDNCCEDGKFYTTYKCSPPVSSHTKAKLTINSFVAGGDGGGPSECDNHYHSDDEPVVALSTGWFKNKKRCLKYIKIHGNGKSVKAKVVDECDSTRGCDSEHGYQPPCPNNIVDASKAVWKALGVPENDWGLMDIYWSDTN from the coding sequence ATGAATATTATCAAGGGATTTCCCACTGTTTTTCTTATCATTTGCTTTGTTTTAATTATCATAGATTGTTTGATGGTTGAAGCAGATACTTGCAAACCCAGTGGCAAGCTTAGAGGGAAAAAGCCTCCGCCGGGGCAATGCGATGATAATTGTTGTGAAGACGGAAAGTTTTACACAACGTATAAATGTTCACCACCTGTGTCGAGCCATACAAAAGCAAAGTTGACAATTAACAGCTTCGTAGCTGGTGGGGATGGAGGCGGACCATCGGAATGTGACAACCATTACCACTCGGATGATGAGCCTGTAGTGGCACTTTCGACCGGGTGGTTTAAAAACAAAAAGAGGTGTTTGAAGTATATCAAAATCCATGGAAATGGAAAAAGCGTGAAGGCTAAAGTCGTGGATGAATGTGATTCTACAAGGGGATGTGATTCGGAACATGGTTACCAGCCTCCTTGTCCTAACAACATTGTTGATGCCTCGAAAGCAGTTTGGAAAGCTCTTGGAGTTCCTGAAAATGATTGGGGCTTAATGGATATCTACTGGTCGGACACCAATTGA